One part of the Ancylomarina subtilis genome encodes these proteins:
- a CDS encoding DUF2007 domain-containing protein, producing the protein MSTKEKGMDLIVIYRGNPVDSEIIKDVLNDQGIVASLKNQLMSSIAPWYVSAGGFNPVEVEIFARDKEKALALIEEFNKNNPAD; encoded by the coding sequence ATGTCGACAAAAGAAAAGGGTATGGATTTAATTGTTATTTATAGAGGAAACCCAGTTGATTCCGAAATTATAAAGGATGTTTTGAATGATCAGGGAATTGTTGCCAGTTTAAAAAATCAACTGATGAGCAGTATTGCACCTTGGTATGTTTCTGCAGGAGGATTTAATCCTGTAGAAGTTGAGATTTTTGCCAGAGATAAGGAAAAAGCACTTGCCTTGATTGAAGAGTTTAATAAAAATAACCCGGCTGATTAG
- a CDS encoding TfoX/Sxy family protein, which translates to MKTLTDLPNIGKTLADKLNRIGIKNEQDLKQVGSENAIIKIAAVEKSGVCINMLYALEGAIQGIRWHGLDHEKKDELKAFYRMFELSEKLSQSE; encoded by the coding sequence ATGAAAACGCTTACCGATTTACCCAATATTGGAAAGACTCTTGCAGATAAACTCAATAGGATTGGGATAAAAAATGAGCAAGATTTAAAGCAAGTTGGCAGTGAGAATGCTATAATTAAAATCGCTGCAGTTGAGAAAAGTGGCGTTTGTATCAACATGCTTTATGCTCTTGAGGGTGCTATACAGGGAATTCGATGGCATGGGCTTGATCATGAAAAAAAGGATGAATTGAAAGCGTTTTACAGAATGTTTGAGTTGAGTGAAAAGCTGTCGCAAAGCGAATAA
- a CDS encoding phage tail protein: MDAFLAFIGLWPVSWAPKYWSFCWGQFIPVSQNPSLYSLIGANYGGDGRNDFGLPDFRGRVPVGAGVGPGLASYQLGMKYGFERIVLNEAQMPSHNHEATISGLEIGFMASALGGTESTPGANNATTLAATKKSMGAGDFLYNTESPTVELNGVYSTGGDVLVSDTGGDQYVENRQPFTTVNYIICMDGVYPQRP; this comes from the coding sequence ATGGACGCATTTTTAGCATTTATTGGATTGTGGCCTGTTAGTTGGGCACCAAAGTATTGGTCTTTTTGTTGGGGACAATTTATTCCCGTAAGTCAAAACCCTTCTCTTTATTCATTAATTGGGGCAAATTATGGTGGTGATGGAAGAAATGATTTTGGCTTGCCTGATTTCAGGGGTAGAGTTCCTGTTGGTGCAGGAGTAGGACCAGGTCTTGCATCGTATCAACTTGGTATGAAGTACGGTTTTGAAAGAATAGTTTTAAATGAAGCACAGATGCCAAGTCATAATCATGAGGCTACTATTAGTGGTTTAGAGATCGGATTTATGGCTAGTGCTTTAGGTGGAACAGAAAGTACTCCTGGTGCAAATAATGCAACAACTTTAGCTGCAACAAAAAAGTCAATGGGAGCAGGGGATTTTCTTTATAATACAGAAAGTCCGACTGTAGAACTTAACGGTGTTTATTCTACAGGTGGAGATGTGTTAGTTTCTGATACAGGTGGTGATCAGTATGTTGAGAATCGTCAACCTTTTACTACTGTTAATTATATTATTTGTATGGATGGTGTTTATCCTCAACGTCCTTAG